In a genomic window of Scheffersomyces stipitis CBS 6054 chromosome 4, complete sequence:
- the WSC1 gene encoding beta-1,6-N-acetylglucosaminyltransferase, contains WSC domain, producing MFKTLIPLVLAMALAAKPANADSWSSDGCYAQKSSLGFSLSDQNIYQSSGHCELQCEGKRVVALLSGKYCYCGDTAPDSSNQVSSSNCNVPCPGYPEEECGGDNYFLVYVNADVEDATTSTNTKTTTTTSVTSSTSKSTSVSTSTSTKVSSSTVEPSSSSSQEEETSSSAQETSTDSPETSSSTSESSSPKHNAVTTIVSTLTTNPAGTSPSIIYKTIVNTPSSTASGPTNTSDVDETEDKTSSSNKSLSAGGIAGAVVGSIAGIGLIAGLIFAFMWWRRKRSDDEDYDDEFTLSGPEKTGFPAPSPPPQLTANPFLIAGGYNFDVDQNGHANGSPNSTSMGHSREASQAAAGFGHGYHNSNEGHSGGEHSFNSDSNNNNTNDFTFLDPPADSPPELGRRRLSVGSLPDIIARQPGSLKVVNN from the coding sequence ATGTTCAAAACACTAATACCACTAGTGCTAGCCATGGCCCTAGCCGCCAAACCTGCCAATGCCGACTCATGGTCCAGCGACGGTTGCTACGCCCAGAAGTCGTCGCTAGGCTTCTCTCTTCTGGACCAAAACATCTACCAGTCGTCGGGCCACTGTGAGCTACAATGTGAAGGCAAAAGAGTTGTTGCTCTCTTGAGCGGTAAATATTGCTACTGCGGAGACACAGCTCCGGACTCCTCAAATcaggtttcttcttccaattgtAATGTTCCTTGTCCTGGCTACcctgaagaagaatgtgGGGGAGATAACTATTTCTTGGTCTACGTAAATGCCGATGTCGAAGATGCTACAACGTCAACCAACACcaagacgacgacgacgacgtCTGTGACGTCTTCAACATCCAAATCTACTTCGGTTTCTACCTCAACTTCTACCAAAGTATCATCTTCTACAGTAGagccatcttcatcttcttcgcAAGAGGAAGAAACCTCTTCCTCTGCACAAGAAACGTCCACAGATTCACcagaaacttcaagttcaacttcagaatcGTCTTCGCCCAAACACAATGCTGTCACCACTATTGTGCTGACACTCACTACAAACCCAGCAGGCACCAGTCCCTCTATCATTTACAAAACCATCGTCAACACCCCTTCATCTACAGCCAGTGGCCCTACCAACACATCTGATGTAGACGAGACTGAAGATAAAACGTCatcttccaacaagtcgttgtcAGCCGGAGGTATAGCTGGAGCAGTTGTAGGATCCATTGCTGGCATTGGGCTCATTGCGGGGCTTATCTTCGCCTTTATGTGGTGGAGACGTAAGAGGAGCGACGATGAAGACTACGATGACGAGTTTACGCTTTCTGGACCTGAAAAAACAGGATTCCCAGCACCTCTGCCACCTCCCCAGTTAACAGCCAATCCGTTCTTGATAGCTGGAGGCTACAACTTCGACGTGGACCAGAACGGTCATGCCAACGGTAGTCCAAATTCAACGAGCATGGGGCACAGCCGCGAAGCATCGcaagctgctgctggatTCGGCCATGGATACCATAATCTGAACGAAGGACATAGTGGAGGAGAGCATTCGTTCAATAGCGATAGtaacaataacaacacTAACGACTTCACATTCTTGGATCCACCGGCAGACTCTCCACCAGAGCTCGGAAGACGGAGATTGAGTGTGGGATCGCTTCCAGACATCATAGCCCGTCAACCAGGATCTTTGAAGGTTGTTAATAACTAA
- a CDS encoding predicted protein has translation MSSLESLKTIEHILQQYTDDLNALSIPSLQDFASTPTSSAFAQSPYLNKYKLQQLEVNLQHLRSQLLAISSHNNKNYTELTSKLNQLVNDTLEEKRYVNSQMIQLFDSQNQTLIQKDIPTVTSDSDTKQSQLQKSVKSEEEDLPSLRQRLLHGGKHTQLLDERDHEKLNDYHESIQDDIINELSELTTTLKNSAYTLSQKILSDDLSILNETNENMIRNSNLFKVIDKNLNNYLENKTGGKIGLFMLIKLTVGIVVGFLFMILLIKIIPQIG, from the coding sequence ATGTCGTCTTTAGAATCACTCAAGACTATAGAGCATATTCTACAACAATACACGGATGATCTCAACGCTCTTTCGATTCCGTCATTGCAGGATTTTGCCTCGACTCCTACTCTGTCCGCATTCGCTCAGTCTCCatacttgaacaagtacaagCTACAGCAGCTAGAGGTGAATCTTCAGCATCTACGGAGCCAATTGCTTGCTATAAGTTCacacaacaacaagaactatACAGAATTGACACTGAAATTAAACCAACTTGTAAACGAtactcttgaagaaaagagataCGTGAATTCACAAATGATACAACTTTTCGATAGCCAGAATCAGACTTTGATCCAGAAAGATATACCGACAGTGACTTCCGACTCCGATACAAAACAGTCGCAGCTTCAGAAACTGGTCAagctggaagaagaagatcttccTTCATTGCGCCAGAGATTGCTACATGGGGGAAAACATACTCAACTTCTAGACGAAAGGGATCACGAAAAACTCAACGATTACCACGAATCGATTCAGGACGACATCATCAACGAGTTGTCCGAGTTAACGACtacattgaagaactcGGCATATACACTTAGTCAGAAAATCCTTTCGGACGATTTGAGTATTCTCAACGAAACCAACGAGAACATGATTAGAAattccaacttgttcaaagtTATcgacaagaacttgaacaactatcttgaaaacaagaCAGGAGGCAAGATAGGGTTGTTCatgttgatcaagttgaccGTGGGTATTGTGGTTGGTTTTCTCTTTATGATCCTCCTCATCAAGATCATTCCACAAATAGGTTAG